TATACTTTTGCTAGTAGTTACACGGTTGTATATCAATATACAATCTGTAACTAATGCAGAAAAACAACCAGTTATGGCACTTAGTCAGGAGAAAATAATTTTGAATTGTCCGTTCCGGCAAACCCTCGACGTGCTGGAAGGCAAGTGGAAGTTTGCCATCATTCACAGCTTGCTGCTCCACGGTACCATGCGTTTTAAAGCCCTGGAGCGGGACGTGGAAGGCATTACGGCCCGCATGCTTATCAAGGAGCTCAAGCTGCTCGAAGCCCATGGCATCGTGCATCGGCGGGCCTACGCTACCGTGCCGCCAACCGTGGAATACAGCCTCACCGAGTGTGGACAGTCGCTGGAGCCGATTATTCAGGCTATTCAGGCCTGGGGAATTCAAAACCAGGCAGTCATCACTCAAAGCAAAATCAGCACTGCCCGCAAAACGCCGGCCGCCGCACGTAAGGCCTGATGCTGCCTACTGCCTGACTACGCGCTGGGAGCTCAGCACTACTCCTTGGGCGTCCAGGACCTGCACCAGATACAGCCCGGCCGGCCACGCCGCTACCGCCACCGTAAGACCCTCCGGCCGTAGCGGTTGCCGCCCGATTTCGCGCCCCTGCCCATCCAGGTACCGCACCTGCTGGCCCGCAGCTACGGCCGCGCTGGGCCGTAGCTCCAGGTATTGGCTGGTCGGGTTGGGGTACAGCTGCAAACGGGCGGCTGGTTGGGGTGGTGTCGTTGCCAGCGGCCGGCAATACAGCTGCATAATGTAGCGCCAAAGCTCGGTATCAAACGAGGACACGGCCAGTTTGGGCGCCTCCGCCGAGTGGCCCTGGCGCACGACTACCAGTCCCAGGCTAGGCACCACGTAGATTTTCTGGTCGTTTTTGCCCAGGGCTGCAATCATGTCGGGCGGGGCCGTGGGCACGAGCGGGCCGCTGAAGGTCAGCTGGCTCTGGGGCAGCATGTAGGAGGGTTGCCCGTTGAGCCACCACAAATAGCCGTAGGAGCGGTTGAACGGCTGGGAAGGGCACGTCATGCGGCGGAAGTAGGCCGTGTCGCGCAGCACGGCCGTGCCGTTCCAGGAGCCGCGGGCCAGGATGAGCAGGCCAAAACGAGCCATGTCGCGGGCCCGGCTGTAGAACACGTAGTTGCGCCACAAGCCTGCCATACCGATGCGGCTGCCCAGGCGTTGGGTGGTGTATTGGTTGATGGTTAGGTTGCTGGCCCTCGCAATTTCGTCCTGCAGCAAACGGTAAGCGCCGGTATGGTAGGCCCAGCGGGTGCCCGCGTCGGCGCGGTAGCGCAGGCAGGCGGCCGCGGAGCTTTCAGTGTCGCAGGGTGCGGGCGGGGTGTCGTCGAGGCCGGCGGTCATAGTGAGCTGGTGGCGCAGCTGTATCAGCCGTTCCTTGGCAGCGGGAGCCGAGGTCCAACCCCGGCCCAGAAAGCGCGACGTCGTGTCGTCGATGCTCAGCAGGCCTTCCTGCTGGGCCAGGCCCACCAGCACCGCCGTCAGCGACTTGCCAGCCGAGGCCCAGTACCACACCGAATCCTGGGTGTAGGTACCGAAATACTGTTCCAGGGCCAGGCGACCGTCCTTGAGAATCAGAAACGACTTTGTATTCTTACGCCCCAGAAAACCCAGCAGCGAATCCTGGGCCGCCGGGCACCAGCCCAGCGTTGACGGCGCTACCGTGGCCCAGGTAGTGCCCGTCGCAGGGGGAAAGTAAAGCTGCTGAGCCGTAGCCGGTGGTGGGGCAAGCAGCATTACGAACAGAAGCAGGAGTAGCAGGTATTTCATGGGCAGCAGTGTAAGGCCGTTAAACACCCGTGGTACTGCTGCGTTTAATTCAGCAGAGGCCAGGTATAAAGAATGGTAAATAATATATAATAAGTTCTATTCTTGGCTTCTGCCACTTTCCACTAGGTCGTTGTCTTTTTGCTCATGCCGTATTCAGCTCCTGTGGTGTCACGTTTGGCGCCCACCCCCAGTGGGTATCTGCACCTGGGAAATGCCGTCAACTTTCTCTTAACCTGGCTGATTGTACGCCGGGGCTACGGCGTGCTGCACCTGCGCATCGACGATTTGGACCGCGCCCGGCTGCGGCCGGCCTACGTGGAAAATATCTTCCGCACCATCGAGTGGCTGGGCATCGACTACGACCACGGCCCCAGCAGCCCCGAGGATTTTGAGCGTAACTTCTCCCAGCTGCATCACCTGGGCGAATACGAGGACTTCTTGCAGGCCCTGCGGCAGCAGCCGGACCTGCTGTACGCCTGCCGCTGCTCCCGCACCCAGATCCTGGGCCAGTCGGCTGATGGTATCTATTCCGGTGCCTGTCACTCCCAAAACTTAGATTTTGAGGCCCCGGAATCGGCGTGGCGGGCCCATGTGGGCGCTTCCGCCATTGTTTCCTTTACCGATTTGTGGCTGGGGCCAGTGGCTATGGACCTGGCCCGGGAATTGGGCGACTTCGTGGTGCGCAAAAAGGACGGCCTGCCGGCGTACCAGGTAGGCTCCATCGTGGACGACGTGCGGCTGGGCGTGACGCTCGTCGTGCGGGGCCTGGATTTGCTGCCCAGCACAGCGGCCCAACGCTGGCTGGCTGCCCAAACCCCCGAAACCAGCCGCTTCCTGCAAACCCGAATGGTGCATCACAGTCTGCTGCCCGCTCCTGATGGCAGTAAGCTGTCCAAGTCGCAGCAACAGCCCCTGGACCGGGGCATTATGCAGGAATCCGCGTCGCCCCGGCCGGTTTTCGAAGCCGTAGCCAGGCTGCTGAATCTTCCCCCGGAAGCCGGCCGCTCCCTGGCTGCCCTGCGCGCGGCGTTTGAAAATGCGACCATTAGCTGAGCTGGCCAAGCCGTAGCCCGCCTCTTGCTTTACTGTACGGAGTGGCTTAATAGCCGTTGGCTGAGCAGCTCGTAGGCCGCTTCGCGCTGCGGAACTGTGCCCAGGCGCAGCACATCGACCAGGGCCAGCAGCTCGTGCCAGGCGGCGTCGAGGCGGGCAGCGGCCGGGGTAGTAGGGTAGAGCGGGCTCACCGACAAGCCCCAGGCCGTGCCTTCGGGGTCGGGCCACACATAGGCCGGCTCGGCGGGGCTGCGCAGCCGGCTCAGTTCGGGTAGGGCGCTCCAGGCCGTAGGCAGGCCCTGCACGAAATCGTGGGGGTGGGCCGGAAAGGCGTAGGGCAGGCCGTGGAGCAAAAACCATAGCAAGGCCTGCTGCTGCACGGTACGACCATCGGCCTGAAGCAGGCGGGCATACTGGCACCGACGCAGCGCGTCCGAAATTTCGGCCGGGCTGATGAGCAGGGCTGTTGCCAGGTCTTTACCCTGCCACGTGGTAGTCGAGAAGGTCAGAATCCGCAGGAGCACTACCACATCCTGGGGCCGCATACCGTTGTGCTTGCGCATCGTAAAAACGGGCTAGAAGGTCAGAATTCGCGATTCGCAAACTGCGAACCGGCGGTGGCGGGCGGTCAGTAAGGCGAAGGTAGGGGAGGGAATCCAGCAAAAGCAACTTTATTTAAAATTATTCTAAATAAGCCTTGCGGGCTATTCGTAACGCCATACATTTGAGCGCTGTTTAGAATATGTCTAAACAAAAAACTTCTCAGATGCTCCAAGCCGCTGGCCAGAACCCATAAAATCCGGCCGCTGCTTGCCCCTGGTGTGCTCCATCATTTATGCGTTACGCTGCTACTTTCTGCTTTCTGCTGGCTTGCCCGGCCCGGGTGTGGGCTCAGCAGCTGGTACCCGGCGCGGCCGACAGTACTATGCGCCACCTGAGTCTGCGGGAAGTAGTAGTGACGGCCACGCGCACCGAGCGCGCCCTGACCGACGTGCCGATTCCGGTGACGGTGGTGAGTCAGCAGCAAATCAGGGCCATGGGCGCGCTCCGGCTCGGCGACGTGCTGCGGGAGCAAACCGGCCTGACGACCGTCAATGACCACGGTCAGGGTATTCAGATGCAGGGCCTCAACCCCGAATACACCCTGATACTGGTGGATGGCGAGCCGCTGATTGGGCGCACGGCGGGCACCCTTGAACTCTCGCGGGTGGCCGTGGGCAACATTCAGCGGGTGGAAGTGGTGAAAGGCCCGGCTTCGGCCCTGTGGGGCTCGGAGGCATTGGCCGGCGTAGTCAACATTATTACCGACAAGCCCCAACCCGGCACTCGCGGCGACCTGCGCCTGCGCTACGGCACCAACGGCACCCTGGACGCGGGCGGCACTTTCAGCACCAAGGGCGAGCGGCTGGGCCTGAGTGTATTCGGGAACCGTTATAGTTCGCAGGGCTACACGCTGGGTGCCACCAGCAATGGGCCCACCGTGCCACCCTTTGCCAGCTACACCGCCCAGAGCCGCCTGACGTACCAGCTCGGTGCCCGCACCAATGTGAGCCTGGGCGGCCGCTACTTCACCGAAAGCCAGACCAGTGACCTGACCGTGAGTGGCGAAACCGGTGGCCCGGCGGCCGTACGGGCCACTTCCCGGCAGTACGATTACAACCTGACGCCGGTACTCACGCACCGCTTTACTGATCAGCTCCTCACGACGGTCCGGCTTTACCACAGCGGCTACCGCACCCGGGAAAAATACACCTACCACACCGACGGCCAGCTCTACGACGAATCGTATTTCCACCAGACGTTTACCCGGCCCGAGCTGCAAGCTGATTGGCAGCTGCGGCCCAACCAAACCCTGACTACGGGAGTGGGCTACCTGCTCGAAACGGTGGAAGCCACCCGCTACGAGCAGCGCCAGCAGCTGCGGGCTCACTTTCTGTACGCCCAGCACGACTGGCTGCTGACGGAGCGCCTGAACCTGGTGCTCGGGGCGCGCTACGACGGACACAGTCAGTACGCCGGGCAGTTTAGCCCCAAGGTGTCGGGGCGCTACCAGGTGCGGCCCTGGCTGGCGGTGCGGGGCTCGGCCGGCCGGGGCTACCGGGCCCCCGATTTTCGCCAGCTCTACCTGAATTTCTCCAACCCCGTGGTAGGCTACAGCGTGTTTGGCACCAATCAGGTGCGGGCTAAAGTAGCCCAGCTGGCTGAGCAGGGCCAATTGGCTATTGACGGCGAAACCGGCCGGCCGGTAGTGTACGAGGCGGTACTGGCCCAGGCCAGCGGCCTGACGGCCGAAAGCTCGGTGGCCTACAACCTGGGCTTGCAGCTCGACTCCAACGAGAAAACCCGGCTGACCCTCAATGCTTTCCGCAACGACCTGCGCAACTTGATTGAAACCGCCACGGTGGCTTTGAAAACCAATGGGCAGGCCGTGTACTCCTACCGCAACGTGACGCGGGCCTACACCCAGGGCCTGGAAGCCGACGGGCGCTACCGCCTTACGCCCCAGCTCACGCTCAGCGGAGGCTACCAACTGCTGTTTGCTAAAGATAAGAGCGTGGTCGATAAGCTGGCGGCCGGCACGGTGTACCGCAAAGACCCACAAACCCAGGAAACCCAGCGCGTGACGCCCGAGGACTACGGCGGCCTGTACAACCGCTCCCGCCACTCCCTCAACGTCAAGGCCTTTTACGAAAACACCCGGGCGGGCTGGTCGGCTAGTGCGCGGGGCATCTACCGGGGCCGCTACGGCTTCGGCGACCTGAACGGCAACACCATCCTGGACGCCGCCGCCGAGTACGTGCCCGGCTACTGGCTGCTAAACGTGGCGGCGGCCAAAACCTTCCGGCAGCGCCTGAGCCTGCAGGCCGGCATCGACAACGTGTTGAACTACACCAACCCGACCTACATCAGCACTTTGCCTGGCCGCCTGTATTACGCCAGCCTGGCACTGGAGCTGGGTAAGCGCCCCTGATTCTGCTTCACTTTCCGCAACCCTTTCTCTACTTCTATGCATTACCTGTTTTTCCGCACTGCCCTGCTGGCCGTAGCCGCTGCTTCCACGCTCAGCCTGACTTCCTGCGACCAAGACGACGACCAGACTGAAACGGCCGTGAAGCCCGCTCTGCAGGCCAAAACCGTGACTAGCCTGGCTCCGCAGTCGGCTGTCCCAACCAGCACCGGCCAGCCCGGCACACCCCGGCACTTCACGTTCTACAGTCTCGCCGACGGCAAGGAAGTGCCCTACACCGACTCGACCAGCACCAAGTGGGACCTGGCTTTCCGGGGCACGACCATCCTGACCAACAGCGGCAGCAGCGGCCCTGGGCAGGGTGGGGCCCAGGTGAAAGACGGACTGTTTGCGGAGCTGACCACGGCCCCAGAAACCGGCTATGCCGTGGATGCCGCCGCGGCCAAAGCTATTCCCACGGGCTCGGGCAAGGGCTGGTACAACTACAATTCTACCACCCACGTGGTGTCGCCCATTGCCGGCAAGGTGCTGGTCATCCGGACGGCTGCCGGCAAATACGCCAAGCTGGAAGTGACCAACTACTACAAGGACGCCCCAGCTACGCCTGCCGGTACCGAACCCAGCGGCTACTACTCGTTCCGCTACGTGTACCAGCCCGACGGCAGCCGCAACCTGCAATAATTCCCATTAAGTCCGGCGCGGGCTGTTGGGTGGCTATCGGTGAGGCGGTTTCATCGGGCGGTCCGTTGCCGGCACTATTTCTTCAGTCAAACGTATGCTTCTTCGTTTTTCCACTTTCCTCAAAGCCGGCCTGCTGCTGGGCCTGTTACTGCTGAGCGTAGCCAGTCGGGCCGCTGCGCCGGTGCGCATCGTGTCGCTCAGCGGCACGGTAAGCGAAATTATCTGTGACCTGGGCCTGCAAAGCCAGCTGGTGGGTGTAGACGTAACCAGTACGTTTCCGGCGGCCCTGACCAAGCTGCCCAAGGTAGGCCACAACCGCAACATCTCGGCCGAGGGCGTGCTGGCCCTGAGCCCGACCATCGTGGTGGGTACCACCGAATCGTTGAAGCCCGAAGTGGTGAGCCAGCTGAAGTCGGCCGGCATTACGGTGCAGCTGTTTACCCAGGAATACTCGGTAGCGGGCACCAAAAAACTGATTCAGCAAGTGGCCGCCACGTTTAATGCCTCGGCCAAAGCCCCGGCCCTGCTGCAAAAGCTGGACGCCGATTTGGTCAAAATCCGCAAGCCCGCCAAGGCGCCTAAGGTGCTGTTCATTTACGCCCGGGGCAGCGGTACGATGATGGTAGCGGGCCAGAACACGCCCCTGGAAAAGGTTATCGGGCTGGCCGGCGGGCAAAACGCGGCTACCGGCTTCACCGACTTCAAACCCCTGACCGCCGAAGCCCTGGTAGCTGCCAACCCCGACGTGCTCCTGCTCTTCGACAGCGGCCTGGAAAGCCTGGGCGGTAAGGCAGGCCTGCTACAAGTGCCAGGCGTGGCCCAAACCAACGCCGGCCGCACCGGCCGCGTGGTCGAAATGGACGGGCAGCTGCTCTCGGGTTTCGGCCCGCGCCTGGGCCAGGCCACCGCCGAACTAGCCAGCAAGCTGAGCAAGTAACGGCTTGGCTCATCCATCCTAACCCTACAAACGTAGCTGCCTATGCCTGCCGTAGCCGAACTTCCTGCGCCTACTACCACTACGCCAGCCCCCAACCGCGCCGCGCTGCGCCAACGCCTGCTGCTGCCAGTGCTGACGCTGCTGCTCGTAGGCGCGGTGCTGGTCAGTGCTGGGGCGGGGGCCATGCGCGTGCCGGTGCCGGCAGTGCTGGGTATTCTGCTGCACAAAGCCGGCTGGGCAGTTAGCGCCCTGACTTTCGAGCCCCAGCAGGAGGCTGTGCTCTGGATTATTCGGTTGCCGCGGGTATGCTTGAGCGTGCTTATCGGGGCGGCGCTGGGGGTGGCCGGCGCAGCCATGCAGGGCCTGTTTCGCAACCCGCTGGCCGACCCGGGTCTGATTGGCATTTCGGCCGGCGCCTCGTTGGCCGCCGTGACGACCATTGTGTTGGAAATAACCCTGTTGGCCGCCGTCCGGCAGTGGCTGGGTTTTTACGCCCTGGCTGTGGCGGCTTTCGTGGGGGCCTGCGGCACGACGGTGCTGGTCTACAACCTTTCCAAAGAAGGCGGCCGGGCGGTAGTGGCCACGATGCTGCTGGCCGGTATTGCCATCAACGCCCTGGCCGGCGCCCTGACCGGCCTGCTCACCTACGCCGCTACCGATGAGCAGCTGCGCAGCATCACCTTCTGGGGTTGGGCAGCCTGGGCGGTGCTTCCTGGCCTACGGTGCTGGGCGTGCTGCCGCTGCTGGCTTTGCCCATTCTGCTGCTGCCCCGCCTGGGCAAGTCGCTCAACCTGCTGGCCCTGGGCGAAGAGCAGGCGGCTCACCTCGGCCTGCCCGTTACGCGCCTGAAGCGGCAGCTCATCGTGCTAGCCACGCTGGCCGTGGGCACGTCGGTAGCCGTGGCGGGCACCATCGGCTTTCTGGGTCTGGTGGTGCCCCACCTCATCCGCCTCGCCGCCGGGCCCGACCACCGTGTAGTGCTGCCCGGTGCAGCCCTGGGTGGAGCCTTGGTTCTCACCCTGGCCGACACGCTGGCCCGCACGGTAGTTGCCCCGGCCGAGCTACCCATCGGTATCCTCACCGCTTTGCTTGGCACCCCGGTCTTCCTCTGGATTCTACTCCGCGAAAAGCGCCAGCGAGTTGGTTAGTTGTCAGTTGTTCGTTGGCAGTTGTTAGGCTCAACGGTTCCTGACAACAAACAACGAACACCTTCCCTGACAACGAACAACCAACAACGAACAACTAGCAACGAACAACCAACTCACCACATGTTCGACGTTCAACATCTGAGCTACCAGGCTGGCCGCAAGCCGCTGCTGCGCGACGTGTCATTGCAGGCCCGGCCGGGCGAGTTGCTGGCTATTGTGGGCGCCAATGGAGCCGGTAAATCCACGCTGCTGCGCCTGCTCAGCGGCGACGTAGCGCCCAGCGACGGGCTGGTGCAGTTTGACGGGCAGCCGCTGGCTTCAATTCCGGCTGCCATGCTGGCCCGGCGCCGGGCCGTGCTGACCCAGCAGCACACGTTGTCGTTGGCCTTCCGGGTGCAAGAGCTGGTACTGATGGGCCGCTATCCGTATTTCCGCGGCCAACCCAGTGCCCACGACTATGCCGTCGTGGCCGATGCCTTGGCTACTGTGGGCTTGAGTGCGCTGGCCGAGCGCAGCTACCCCACGCTCTCGGGCGGGGAACAGCAGCGGGCCCAGTTGGCGCGGGTGCTGGCCCAGGTGTGGGAGGCGGAGCTGGGTTTTTTGCTGCTCGATGAACCCCTAACCGGCCTCGACCTCAACCACCAGCACCACACCCTCGACGTGGCCCGGGCGCTGGTTCAGCGCGGGTTCGGCGTGGTGGCTGTGCTGCACGATCTGAACCTGGCCGCCCAGTACGCCGACCAGGTGCTGGTGCTGCGCCAAGGGGCTGTAGTTGCCAGCGGCGTGCCGGCCGCCGTGCTTACCGCTGCTCATATTGAGCATGCCTTCGACATTGCCGTGGAGCTGCTCCCGCATCCAAGTCTGGATTGTCCGCTCATCGTGCCCCGGCCCCGGGCCGGCGTTGGGGCGGCTTTTTCTTTGTAAAACCACTTTTCCCTTTGCGTATGTCCGTTACCGATCTGCCTACCCATGTGGCTTCCCTCGCCGAGCGGTGGGCCCAGTTCAAGCTCGATAATCCCAAAAGCCGCATCCGCGACGCGGCCCAGCAGCTGGGAACCAGTGAAGCCGAGTTGCTAGCCACCCAGTGCTCGGGCCAGCCCGACGCGGCAGTAGTGCGCCTGACCACCGACTTTGCCAACCTGCTGGGCCAGGTGCCCGCGCTGGGTCGGGTGATGGCCCTTACCCGCAACGACAGCGTAGTGCACGAGCGCAAGGGCGCTTACGAAAAGGTGTCGGTGAAGGGGCCGATGGGCCTGGTGCTAGGCGAGGATATCGACCTGCGCCTGTTTATGAGCCACTGGCAGTTCGGCTTTGCCGTGACTGAAAACGACCGCCGCAGCCTGCAGTTTTTCACCCAGGATGGGGAGGCCGTCCACAAAATCTACCTGACCGAGGACAGCAACGCGGCGGCCTACAACGAGCTGGTCAGCCACTTCCGGGCCCCGGAGCAAGCCCCCGAGCTAACGACCCTGCCCGCTCCGGAGCCGGCCGCCGAAACCCCCGACGCCGACATCGACGTGGCCGGCTTCCGCGACGCCTGGCGCGCCCTGACCGACACCCACGACTTTTTCGGAATGCTGCGCCAGTTCAGCGTGAGTCGTACCCAGGCCCTGCGCCTGGGCCCGCCGGAACTGGTGCAGCGCCTCGACAACACGGCCATCGTGCGGGGCCTCGAAGCGGCGGCGGCTAGTGGGCTGAACATTATGCTGTTTGTAGCCAGCCGCGGCTGCATCCAGATTCACACCGGCCCGGTGCAGCGCCTGGTGACGGCCGGGCCCTGGTTCAATGTGCTGGACCCCGAGTTCAACCTCCACCTCAAGCTAGGCGACGTGGCCGAAACCTGGCTAGTCAAGAAGCCCACCACCGAAGGCCTAGTGCATTCCCTGGAGCTCTACGACGCCCAGGGCCGCAACCTGCTGCTGTTTTTTGGCAAGCGCAAGCCAGGCATTCCTGAACAGGACGCGTGGCGGGAGCTGGTAACCGGCTTATAAGTCCTGCTAATTCTATCCTTAGGTGACCTGTTTCGGTGTAAATAGATAAGGTAAATACGTGACTAATGAGGCGAATAAGGCCCGGTTGGCAAGCTGCCAACCGGGCCTTTTGCTAATTGCCCATCCCCCTGATTTCGCCGCTCCGCCGGGGCCTGGCTTTTACCCGTGCCAGATGAGCCGGCACCGGCTGCTTATCACCGCCGGCAATAACGTAGGTGGCCCGGGGCTTCGTTGGTGGCCGCCCAGATTTAGCGCAGCTCCTTTTTAAACTCTTCGGCCCAGTGGTCGGCCAGGCGGGTGGGCTCGGGCAGTTTGTAGCCGCGCAGGCAGGCCAGCGTCAGGCGCGTAGCCGTGGCCTGGTCGCAGCGGTGGCCGGGACTCACGAACAGCGGCAGTACCTTGTCTTTGGAGCGGATAACCTCGCCCAGCAGCTCGCCGCTTTTGTCGGTGAGCGGGCTGATGCTGCCCTTGGTAGCGGCGGGCTCCGTGAAATTGCCGGTCAGCTTTTGCTTGGCCACCCCAAAGCTGGGCATATCTAGCATAACGCCGATATGGGCCGCAATTCCCATACGGCGCGGGTGGGCAATACCGTGCCCATCGACCATGATGATGTCGGGCTTCTGCTGGAGCTTGTCGTAGGCCCGCAGCACGTTGGGCGCCTCCCGAAACGAGAGGAAGCCCGGTACGTAGGGCACTTCCACCGGCCCGGTGTGGTACACCTTCTCTACCAGCTCCAGCGACGGGAACCGCAGTACCACGAACACCGATAGGATGGTTTCGGGAGTGGGAAACGACGAGTCGCAGCCGGCTATGAACCGGGGCTCGTGGGTGAGGGGCAACAGGCGCACGTGGGTGCGCAGTTCCTGCTGGGTCTGGGTCAGCTCGCGCACAAGCTGCGGGTCGGCGGGCGGGTGGTAGGGGCGGTACAAGGCGAGAAGGTGAAATGGTGAGGTGGTAAGTTGTCGTCTGGATCCGGGGGCGCGGGGCTTTTGCACGAAGAAGCCCCGCCAGCTGCTATACGGCAGGGGCGGGGCTTTTGGCAATACGGAGCTGATGGCTAGCTTAGAAGCCCAACTCAGGGGCGGTGGCTAGGCGTTTGGTTGCAATACAAGATTTTCCTGCTCGGCCGTTTCGGCTGCGGCGGCCAGCCGTTCACGCCAGCGCGGGTAAAACAGCAGCTTGCCCTGAATAACGACCCAGGCCAGAATCATCGGGACGGCCTTGATTTTGTAGGCGTCGAAGAATCCGTCGCGGATGAAGTGGGGGTAAATATCGGTGGCCGACAGGCTGGTAAACAGCGCTACCAGGATGAATAGCGGCCAGGCCAGGGGCGTGCTGCGGCGGTAGTGCATAAACCACAGCACGAAGCCCACCACCGGAATAATAAAGGTGGGCGACTCGGCCATTTGGTTGAAGATAACCACGAAAATCAGGATGGACGACACGTAGAGGCGGCGGTAGTGCGTTTCGCTCCAGCGGTGCCAGTAGCCCAGGGGCAGCAGCAGCGCCACCAGGCCCGTGAGCTGCACGGCGCCCTTCGACACGTGCAGGCCAAACCAGGTGTCGAGCACGCCCATCAACGACAACTGTACGCCCGTGGCCGAGGCCCGCACAATGTCGTACCAGCCCTGGTAAATCATCTGAAACTCGGTCCAGTTCACCACCAGCAGCGGCGTAAAGCCCAGCACCACCAGCCAGAGCCCAGCCCAGAAGCTGTTGCGGAAAAAGCCCGGGTAAAACAAGAACAGCAGCCCAATACCGATGCCGTACACTTTAATCAGGAAGGCCAGAGCCAGGCACAGCCCGGCCCACACGGGCTTCTTGTTTTCCAGGTTGAGGTAGGTCCACAGCATCAGGCCCACCAGCAGGCAGTTGGCCTGGCTGTTGTGCAGGGCCGTCATCACGTCGATGAATACCAGGAGCAGAAACAGAAGTTGCCGGCGCACCTCGGGAAACAGGCGGCGGCCGGCGGTGTAAAGCATTGTGTTGTTGAGCACGTTCCAGAGCAGCAGCCCCAGCCAGTTGGGCATCCAGGCAAAGAGGCCCATAAACAGGGCAAACACCGGGCTGTACTTGTAGGTGTCGTAGTAGTACTCGGGGTATTCGAGGTAGAGGTTTTTGCCCGCCACCAGATTGAAAAACGGCTTGACGAAGATCAGGTAGTTGTTAATCGTGCCCTTGAAGTAGTGCTGAAAGCTGATGAGCACCGTCAGGACCGCGTAGAGGGCCACCACAAAGCGGGTCGTGAGCAAAAACTGAGTAAGCCGGGAAGTGCGCATGCGGCAGAGCGAAGCTGGTGAGGGACTGCAAAAGTAGGGGGAAATGCCGGGGCAACGGTGGGAAGCTTCGAAAAGCCAACCCGCACCGGACCGCCCGCGTTAGGGGCTAGAGGGCCAGCTTTACTTATTCGGCCGGCCCGTTTTAGGTATGAAAAAACCCGAGCAACCCGCCAGCACCGGCTCCGGCCCCCTGTTTGAGCGCCGCTACTATATCGATATCGACAAGCCCGCCCTCACACCCGGGCAGCTCATGGAGGCCATCCAAAACAACGTGGCCCACTACTCGCCCGACTTGCTGGCGCAGTTTGAGAAGGTCAAAGGTCATGACCAGGGCCTGCGTAAGGGCGACGAGTTTTCCATCAAAATCCTGGGTCCCTGGAACGGCTCGGTTCGCGTCACGGAAGTCACCGAGAACTGCTTCGAGTTTCTGACCCTGGAAGACCACCCCGAGGCGGGCCGCATCAAGTTTTCGGTCGAGCCGCTGGGTAAAGACGCGTTGCGCTTCGAAATTCATTCCTGGGCCCGCTCCCGCGACGGGCTCGTGGCCTTTACC
Above is a genomic segment from Hymenobacter cellulosivorans containing:
- a CDS encoding winged helix-turn-helix transcriptional regulator, coding for MALSQEKIILNCPFRQTLDVLEGKWKFAIIHSLLLHGTMRFKALERDVEGITARMLIKELKLLEAHGIVHRRAYATVPPTVEYSLTECGQSLEPIIQAIQAWGIQNQAVITQSKISTARKTPAAARKA
- a CDS encoding serine hydrolase, which produces MKYLLLLLLFVMLLAPPPATAQQLYFPPATGTTWATVAPSTLGWCPAAQDSLLGFLGRKNTKSFLILKDGRLALEQYFGTYTQDSVWYWASAGKSLTAVLVGLAQQEGLLSIDDTTSRFLGRGWTSAPAAKERLIQLRHQLTMTAGLDDTPPAPCDTESSAAACLRYRADAGTRWAYHTGAYRLLQDEIARASNLTINQYTTQRLGSRIGMAGLWRNYVFYSRARDMARFGLLILARGSWNGTAVLRDTAYFRRMTCPSQPFNRSYGYLWWLNGQPSYMLPQSQLTFSGPLVPTAPPDMIAALGKNDQKIYVVPSLGLVVVRQGHSAEAPKLAVSSFDTELWRYIMQLYCRPLATTPPQPAARLQLYPNPTSQYLELRPSAAVAAGQQVRYLDGQGREIGRQPLRPEGLTVAVAAWPAGLYLVQVLDAQGVVLSSQRVVRQ
- a CDS encoding glutamate--tRNA ligase family protein, which translates into the protein MPYSAPVVSRLAPTPSGYLHLGNAVNFLLTWLIVRRGYGVLHLRIDDLDRARLRPAYVENIFRTIEWLGIDYDHGPSSPEDFERNFSQLHHLGEYEDFLQALRQQPDLLYACRCSRTQILGQSADGIYSGACHSQNLDFEAPESAWRAHVGASAIVSFTDLWLGPVAMDLARELGDFVVRKKDGLPAYQVGSIVDDVRLGVTLVVRGLDLLPSTAAQRWLAAQTPETSRFLQTRMVHHSLLPAPDGSKLSKSQQQPLDRGIMQESASPRPVFEAVARLLNLPPEAGRSLAALRAAFENATIS
- a CDS encoding TonB-dependent receptor plug domain-containing protein, producing the protein MRYAATFCFLLACPARVWAQQLVPGAADSTMRHLSLREVVVTATRTERALTDVPIPVTVVSQQQIRAMGALRLGDVLREQTGLTTVNDHGQGIQMQGLNPEYTLILVDGEPLIGRTAGTLELSRVAVGNIQRVEVVKGPASALWGSEALAGVVNIITDKPQPGTRGDLRLRYGTNGTLDAGGTFSTKGERLGLSVFGNRYSSQGYTLGATSNGPTVPPFASYTAQSRLTYQLGARTNVSLGGRYFTESQTSDLTVSGETGGPAAVRATSRQYDYNLTPVLTHRFTDQLLTTVRLYHSGYRTREKYTYHTDGQLYDESYFHQTFTRPELQADWQLRPNQTLTTGVGYLLETVEATRYEQRQQLRAHFLYAQHDWLLTERLNLVLGARYDGHSQYAGQFSPKVSGRYQVRPWLAVRGSAGRGYRAPDFRQLYLNFSNPVVGYSVFGTNQVRAKVAQLAEQGQLAIDGETGRPVVYEAVLAQASGLTAESSVAYNLGLQLDSNEKTRLTLNAFRNDLRNLIETATVALKTNGQAVYSYRNVTRAYTQGLEADGRYRLTPQLTLSGGYQLLFAKDKSVVDKLAAGTVYRKDPQTQETQRVTPEDYGGLYNRSRHSLNVKAFYENTRAGWSASARGIYRGRYGFGDLNGNTILDAAAEYVPGYWLLNVAAAKTFRQRLSLQAGIDNVLNYTNPTYISTLPGRLYYASLALELGKRP
- a CDS encoding HmuY family protein; translation: MHYLFFRTALLAVAAASTLSLTSCDQDDDQTETAVKPALQAKTVTSLAPQSAVPTSTGQPGTPRHFTFYSLADGKEVPYTDSTSTKWDLAFRGTTILTNSGSSGPGQGGAQVKDGLFAELTTAPETGYAVDAAAAKAIPTGSGKGWYNYNSTTHVVSPIAGKVLVIRTAAGKYAKLEVTNYYKDAPATPAGTEPSGYYSFRYVYQPDGSRNLQ
- a CDS encoding heme/hemin ABC transporter substrate-binding protein, whose translation is MLLRFSTFLKAGLLLGLLLLSVASRAAAPVRIVSLSGTVSEIICDLGLQSQLVGVDVTSTFPAALTKLPKVGHNRNISAEGVLALSPTIVVGTTESLKPEVVSQLKSAGITVQLFTQEYSVAGTKKLIQQVAATFNASAKAPALLQKLDADLVKIRKPAKAPKVLFIYARGSGTMMVAGQNTPLEKVIGLAGGQNAATGFTDFKPLTAEALVAANPDVLLLFDSGLESLGGKAGLLQVPGVAQTNAGRTGRVVEMDGQLLSGFGPRLGQATAELASKLSK